A single window of Granulicella cerasi DNA harbors:
- a CDS encoding SCO family protein, producing MLSTIRTGVKRWITAGLGALALGGMMAAAQTTGYGEKSMGDNHGDQLPTVLGKVQVAQHLNAQLPLNAQFVDDHGANVKLGDYFDGKHPAVLAVVYYNCPMLCSEEMDGLTSALEMVHLVPGKDFQIVVMTIDPSETVGTAAAKKAFYLKRYGHPETADGWHFLTGKQPDIDAVTNAVGFGYTRVPGPDGRLTQFAHASAIEIATPQGKLAQYYLGVEYSSKDILLGLVDASGNKIGSPVANILTYCYHYDPQINKHSLIVARVVQLGGMMTVAGLGGFMFLMFRKDLKLGREQNQDRPNDEDFTRRNG from the coding sequence ATGCTGAGCACAATCCGGACAGGAGTCAAGCGGTGGATCACCGCAGGTCTCGGTGCGCTTGCGCTCGGCGGCATGATGGCTGCCGCGCAGACCACCGGCTACGGCGAGAAGTCCATGGGCGACAATCATGGCGATCAGCTCCCGACGGTCCTCGGCAAGGTACAGGTTGCGCAGCACTTGAACGCGCAACTCCCGCTGAACGCACAGTTCGTCGATGATCACGGCGCGAACGTGAAGCTCGGTGATTACTTCGACGGCAAGCACCCGGCGGTTCTGGCAGTGGTGTACTACAACTGCCCGATGCTCTGCTCGGAGGAGATGGACGGCCTGACCTCGGCGCTCGAGATGGTTCATCTCGTCCCGGGCAAGGACTTCCAGATCGTTGTGATGACGATCGATCCGAGCGAAACGGTCGGTACGGCGGCGGCGAAGAAGGCGTTTTACCTCAAGCGGTACGGTCACCCGGAAACGGCTGATGGCTGGCACTTCCTGACGGGCAAACAGCCGGACATTGATGCGGTGACGAACGCAGTGGGCTTCGGCTACACGCGTGTCCCCGGACCGGATGGCCGCCTGACGCAGTTCGCGCACGCAAGTGCGATTGAGATTGCAACGCCGCAGGGCAAGCTGGCGCAGTACTACCTGGGGGTCGAGTACTCCTCGAAGGACATCCTGCTCGGTCTGGTAGACGCGAGCGGCAACAAGATCGGATCACCGGTAGCGAATATTCTGACGTACTGCTACCACTATGATCCGCAGATTAATAAGCACTCGCTGATCGTGGCGCGAGTGGTTCAGTTGGGCGGCATGATGACCGTCGCCGGGCTGGGCGGGTTTATGTTTCTGATGTTCCGCAAAGACCTGAAGCTGGGTCGTGAGCAGAATCAGGATCGGCCGAATGACGAAGACTTTACACGGCGGAATGGATAA
- the coxB gene encoding cytochrome c oxidase subunit II → MGISPVLWHFLVKWLHSSALFPAEASTIAPYTDALYFFLIGMTIVGTLLVGVLVVFFSIRYRKEKNPVATQVEGSTLLEATWTIIPLAIFLVTFVWGALLYFRIFNPPANAMNIYVVGKQWMWKAEHPGGQHEINALHIPAGKPVQLTMISQDVFHSFSIPDFRVKREVIPGRYSTVWFQATTPGTYHIFCTQYCGTLHAGMIGEVTVLEPKDYEKWLQESTSGMSLAQNGERLFASMGCNACHTGNAAARGPNLAGVYGTKLTLANGSQVLVNEAYLRDAILNPSEHITAGYAPIMPTYQGQISEDGLIDLVEYIKNMQSNDRVHQTLMTSEGDQAAPKTPVAGTTQER, encoded by the coding sequence ATGGGAATTAGTCCAGTACTTTGGCATTTTTTGGTGAAGTGGTTGCACAGCTCGGCCCTGTTTCCGGCTGAGGCGTCCACGATCGCACCATACACGGACGCGCTCTACTTCTTCCTCATTGGGATGACGATCGTGGGCACACTCCTGGTGGGTGTGTTGGTGGTCTTCTTCTCGATTCGGTACCGCAAGGAAAAGAACCCCGTGGCGACGCAGGTCGAAGGCTCGACGCTGCTCGAGGCCACGTGGACGATCATTCCTCTGGCGATCTTCCTCGTGACCTTCGTCTGGGGCGCGCTGTTGTACTTCCGCATCTTCAACCCGCCGGCCAACGCGATGAACATCTACGTCGTGGGCAAGCAGTGGATGTGGAAGGCCGAGCACCCGGGCGGTCAGCACGAAATCAACGCGCTGCACATTCCGGCGGGCAAGCCGGTGCAGCTCACCATGATCTCGCAGGACGTGTTCCACTCGTTCTCGATTCCCGACTTCCGCGTCAAGCGTGAAGTGATCCCGGGCCGTTATTCGACCGTGTGGTTCCAGGCGACGACGCCGGGCACGTATCATATCTTCTGCACGCAGTATTGCGGCACGCTCCACGCCGGCATGATCGGTGAAGTCACGGTTCTCGAGCCGAAGGATTACGAGAAGTGGCTGCAGGAGTCGACTTCGGGCATGAGCCTGGCGCAGAACGGCGAGCGACTCTTTGCCTCCATGGGTTGCAACGCCTGCCACACCGGCAACGCAGCGGCTCGCGGACCGAACCTCGCAGGCGTTTACGGCACGAAGCTGACGCTCGCGAACGGCTCGCAGGTTCTGGTGAATGAAGCGTATCTGCGTGATGCGATTCTGAACCCAAGCGAACACATTACGGCGGGTTACGCGCCCATTATGCCGACCTACCAGGGCCAGATCTCCGAAGACGGCCTGATCGACCTGGTGGAGTACATCAAGAATATGCAGTCGAATGATCGAGTGCACCAGACCCTGATGACCAGCGAAGGTGATCAGGCTGCCCCGAAAACCCCCGTAGCGGGCACAACGCAGGAGCGGTAA
- a CDS encoding cytochrome C oxidase subunit IV family protein codes for MAHSIQSNIHTDKHDPVNVTNPEHAEHHIVSPMQYVMVYLTLLVFTGITVGAAFIDMGALNPVIALAIASIKMVIVLLFFMHAKYQSRLIKMTIGSGFFIFLVLVTMTLTDYMSRAWGRW; via the coding sequence ATGGCGCATTCGATTCAAAGCAACATCCATACTGACAAGCACGACCCGGTAAATGTGACGAACCCGGAGCACGCGGAACATCACATCGTTTCGCCGATGCAGTACGTGATGGTCTACCTGACGCTGCTTGTCTTCACGGGCATCACGGTGGGCGCCGCGTTCATCGATATGGGCGCGTTGAACCCGGTGATTGCTTTGGCGATTGCCAGCATCAAGATGGTCATCGTGCTGCTGTTCTTCATGCATGCCAAGTACCAGTCGCGCCTGATCAAGATGACGATCGGCTCCGGCTTCTTCATCTTCCTCGTCCTGGTGACGATGACGCTGACGGACTACATGAGCCGTGCGTGGGGCCGCTGGTAA
- the ctaD gene encoding cytochrome c oxidase subunit I, with amino-acid sequence MSATTIVSLPDQATARLPKTNYLNNKHGLLSWLLTADHKRIGILYLLSITFFFFIGGAFAGLIRLELLTPQPDLVASDTYNKFFTMHGIVMIFLFLVPSVPAALGNFLVPIMIGAKDLAFPKINLLSWYLYMTAGLFTLATLVLGGVDTGWTFTTPLSTHYLNTHVMTTAIGIFIAGFSSIFTGLNFIVTIHRMRAPGMTWFRMPLFIWSNYAASLLMVLGTPVLAIAIVLVALERTLNIGVFDPAKGGDPLLFQHLFWFYSHPAVYIMILPGMGVISEVMSTFSRKRVFGYTAVAFSSVAIALFGFFVWAHHMFIMGVSNYSALVFSLLTMLVAVPSAIKIFNWAFTMQKGSITFETPMLYAFGFIGLFTIGGLTGVFLGSLGMDVHLTETYFVVAHFHFVMVGGMLMAFLAGVHFWWPKITGRMYPESLSKLAAVVTFVGFNLTFLPQFVLGYLGMPRRYAAYPAEFQVLNVMSTAGATVLGVGYMLPLIYLGWSLKYGAIAGNNPWQATGLEWQIQSPPLTENFLETPIVTQEAYDYEWLEEKMKHEVTHVG; translated from the coding sequence ATGAGCGCGACGACCATCGTCTCTTTGCCAGATCAAGCAACGGCGCGTTTGCCGAAGACCAACTACCTGAACAACAAGCACGGCTTGTTGAGCTGGCTGTTGACCGCTGACCACAAGCGGATCGGCATTCTTTACCTGCTCTCGATCACGTTCTTCTTCTTCATCGGCGGAGCCTTCGCGGGCCTCATCCGACTGGAACTGCTGACCCCGCAGCCTGATCTCGTTGCCTCGGACACGTACAACAAGTTCTTTACGATGCACGGCATCGTGATGATCTTCTTGTTCCTTGTGCCTTCGGTTCCGGCAGCGCTGGGTAACTTCCTCGTGCCGATCATGATCGGCGCCAAGGATCTCGCGTTCCCGAAGATCAACCTGCTGAGCTGGTATCTGTACATGACCGCAGGCCTCTTCACGCTGGCCACGCTGGTGCTCGGTGGTGTGGATACGGGCTGGACGTTTACGACTCCGCTCTCCACGCACTACCTGAACACGCACGTCATGACGACGGCGATCGGTATCTTCATCGCGGGCTTCTCGTCGATCTTTACCGGCCTGAACTTCATCGTGACGATCCACCGTATGCGTGCACCGGGTATGACCTGGTTCCGCATGCCGCTCTTCATCTGGTCGAACTACGCGGCTTCGCTGCTGATGGTGCTCGGCACCCCGGTACTCGCGATCGCGATCGTTCTGGTGGCCCTGGAGCGCACGCTGAACATCGGCGTCTTCGACCCGGCCAAGGGTGGCGATCCGCTGCTCTTCCAGCATTTGTTCTGGTTCTACTCGCATCCGGCTGTGTACATCATGATTCTGCCGGGTATGGGAGTGATCTCTGAGGTGATGTCGACCTTCAGCCGCAAGCGCGTCTTCGGCTACACGGCCGTCGCGTTCTCCTCGGTCGCCATCGCGCTCTTCGGCTTCTTCGTCTGGGCCCACCACATGTTCATCATGGGCGTGTCGAACTACTCGGCACTGGTGTTCTCCCTGCTGACGATGCTGGTCGCAGTTCCTTCGGCGATCAAGATCTTCAACTGGGCATTCACGATGCAGAAGGGTTCAATTACCTTCGAGACCCCGATGCTCTACGCGTTCGGTTTTATCGGCCTCTTCACCATCGGCGGACTGACGGGCGTGTTCCTTGGCTCGCTGGGCATGGACGTGCACCTTACCGAAACCTACTTCGTTGTGGCACACTTCCACTTCGTCATGGTGGGCGGTATGCTCATGGCCTTCCTCGCGGGTGTGCACTTCTGGTGGCCGAAGATTACGGGTCGTATGTATCCGGAGTCGCTTTCGAAGCTTGCTGCCGTGGTCACGTTCGTTGGCTTCAACCTGACCTTCCTGCCGCAGTTCGTTCTTGGCTACCTCGGTATGCCGCGCCGCTATGCAGCGTATCCGGCTGAGTTCCAGGTGCTGAACGTGATGTCGACGGCGGGTGCTACGGTGCTGGGCGTGGGCTACATGCTGCCGCTGATTTATCTCGGTTGGTCGCTGAAGTACGGTGCGATCGCTGGCAACAACCCCTGGCAGGCGACCGGCCTCGAATGGCAGATTCAGTCGCCGCCCTTGACGGAAAACTTCCTCGAGACGCCGATCGTTACGCAGGAAGCGTACGACTACGAGTGGCTGGAAGAGAAAATGAAGCACGAGGTGACGCACGTTGGCTAA
- the nrfD gene encoding NrfD/PsrC family molybdoenzyme membrane anchor subunit encodes MATHGPLHDPAVDPMIDPRTGEYAVVAPGHNFKSITQKIAGIVLTANTPIAWIGGLMFAATVALGVVAGLTWLFLKGVGIWGITMPVAWGFAIINFVWWIGIGHAGTLISAILLLFKQTWRNSINRFAEAMTIFAVCCAGIYPLVHIGRPWLGYWLMPYPNTMNLWPQFRSPLAWDVFAVSTYATISVVFWFIGMVPDFGTLRDRAQHPIAKYFYGILSLGWRGSTRHWIRYETASLLLAGLSTPLVLSVHTTISFDFAVAAMAGWHTTIFPPYFVAGAVYSGFAMVLTLAIPIRKFYHLEDMVTERHLDNMAKVMLATGSIVAYGYGMEVFMSWYSGSHWEFFMMWNRMFGPIGWAYWMLILTNIAIPLTSLWSRKLRTNVLYLFILSFIVNIGMWFERFVIVVTTLYRDYLPSSWGTYRATKWDYILFIGTWGMFTVLFLLFARIAPMIPMSEIKMILPQTKVHHGGADAETVVEEAI; translated from the coding sequence ATGGCGACCCACGGACCGCTTCACGACCCAGCAGTCGATCCCATGATCGACCCGCGCACCGGCGAATACGCCGTTGTCGCACCTGGCCACAACTTCAAGAGCATCACGCAGAAGATCGCGGGCATTGTTCTGACGGCCAACACTCCGATCGCCTGGATCGGCGGCTTGATGTTCGCCGCCACCGTTGCGCTCGGCGTGGTTGCCGGCCTGACGTGGCTGTTCCTCAAGGGCGTCGGCATCTGGGGCATCACGATGCCCGTGGCCTGGGGCTTCGCCATCATCAACTTCGTTTGGTGGATCGGTATCGGCCACGCCGGTACGCTGATCTCTGCGATTTTGCTGCTGTTCAAGCAGACATGGCGTAACTCGATCAACCGCTTCGCCGAAGCAATGACGATCTTCGCTGTATGCTGCGCGGGTATCTATCCGCTGGTGCACATCGGTCGTCCGTGGCTCGGTTACTGGCTGATGCCGTACCCGAACACCATGAACCTCTGGCCGCAGTTCCGCTCGCCGCTGGCGTGGGACGTGTTCGCCGTGTCGACGTACGCGACGATCTCGGTGGTCTTCTGGTTCATCGGCATGGTGCCGGACTTCGGTACGCTCCGCGATCGCGCGCAGCATCCGATTGCCAAGTATTTCTACGGCATCCTGTCGCTCGGCTGGCGCGGTTCCACCCGCCATTGGATCCGTTACGAGACGGCTTCGCTGCTGCTCGCCGGCCTCTCCACGCCGCTGGTGCTCTCGGTGCACACCACCATTTCCTTCGACTTCGCCGTCGCGGCGATGGCTGGCTGGCACACGACGATCTTCCCGCCGTACTTCGTCGCGGGCGCTGTGTACTCAGGTTTCGCGATGGTGCTCACGCTGGCCATCCCGATCCGCAAGTTCTACCACCTTGAAGACATGGTGACCGAGCGTCACCTCGACAACATGGCGAAGGTCATGCTGGCGACCGGTTCGATCGTGGCTTACGGCTACGGCATGGAAGTCTTCATGAGCTGGTACTCGGGTTCGCACTGGGAGTTCTTCATGATGTGGAACCGTATGTTCGGGCCGATTGGCTGGGCATACTGGATGCTCATCCTGACGAACATCGCAATTCCGCTGACCTCGCTCTGGTCGCGTAAGCTCCGCACCAACGTGCTGTACCTGTTCATCCTCAGCTTCATCGTGAACATCGGTATGTGGTTCGAGCGCTTCGTGATCGTCGTGACGACGCTGTATCGTGACTACCTGCCTTCGAGCTGGGGCACGTACCGCGCGACGAAGTGGGATTACATCCTCTTCATCGGCACGTGGGGCATGTTTACGGTGCTGTTCCTGCTCTTTGCCCGTATCGCTCCGATGATCCCGATGTCGGAAATCAAGATGATTCTGCCGCAGACCAAGGTCCACCATGGCGGCGCAGATGCAGAAACCGTAGTTGAGGAGGCGATCTAA
- a CDS encoding cytochrome c oxidase subunit 3 family protein: protein MANANPTATHETLVHDAHDVHEHHDLPQLRHHFETEEQQREAGSFGMWLFLLTEIMFFGGLFMAYLLYRNWYYPAFATASNQLNVPLGTINTAILISSGFFMALGVWAAEVRKKNVLVLMLVLTTVFGYAFLNVKYFEYKEKWEKHHIPGATFDISEFVNPPIDAKTGKPTEEPLAPDMAQKTQLFFFLYFAMTGMHALHMIIGLVLLLWLIYRANRGEFTEGYVAPIENFGLYWHFVDIVWLFLFPLLYLINRHPLK from the coding sequence TTGGCTAACGCGAACCCCACCGCAACCCACGAGACGCTGGTGCACGATGCACATGATGTGCACGAGCACCACGACCTCCCGCAGCTGCGCCACCACTTCGAGACTGAAGAGCAGCAGCGTGAGGCCGGCAGCTTCGGCATGTGGCTCTTTCTGCTGACCGAAATCATGTTCTTCGGCGGCCTCTTCATGGCGTACCTGCTGTACCGCAACTGGTACTACCCGGCGTTCGCGACCGCTTCGAACCAGTTGAACGTGCCGCTGGGTACGATCAACACTGCAATCCTCATCAGCTCGGGCTTTTTCATGGCGCTGGGTGTGTGGGCGGCAGAGGTTCGCAAGAAGAACGTACTCGTGTTGATGCTGGTCCTGACCACCGTCTTCGGCTACGCCTTCTTGAACGTGAAGTACTTCGAGTACAAGGAAAAGTGGGAGAAGCACCACATTCCCGGAGCCACGTTTGATATCTCCGAGTTCGTGAACCCGCCCATTGACGCTAAGACGGGTAAGCCTACCGAAGAGCCGCTCGCTCCGGACATGGCACAGAAGACGCAGCTCTTCTTCTTCCTGTACTTTGCTATGACCGGTATGCACGCGCTGCATATGATCATCGGTCTGGTGCTGCTGCTCTGGCTGATCTACCGCGCGAACCGCGGCGAATTCACGGAAGGATACGTCGCACCGATCGAAAATTTTGGCTTGTACTGGCATTTCGTCGATATCGTGTGGCTGTTCTTATTCCCGCTGCTCTATCTGATCAACCGGCACCCGCTCAAGTAA
- a CDS encoding RNA methyltransferase, protein MLSNAARARFTVVLVGARNPSNIGAAARAMQDFGFSDLRVVNEFAPPFEGARLEAKSAVGASHVMDAARLFSDLREAIADCTYIAGTTALGNRELRQEVVSLQTAAPHMRDAAEHPEARVALLFGSEKTGLTNEQLAHCQSLVNIPLFEPEGARHLSMNLGQSVAVCLYELSREGFEQARPLPTHAPAPATEQLREVLVERLTSLMQTTEYDKRFPGNAREIVVRQLVQQLGETRDEAATWLGLLRHIERHVAHTEE, encoded by the coding sequence ATGCTTTCGAACGCTGCACGCGCGCGCTTTACGGTCGTCCTCGTCGGGGCGCGGAACCCCAGCAACATCGGCGCCGCCGCACGCGCCATGCAGGACTTCGGCTTCTCCGACCTGCGCGTCGTGAACGAGTTCGCCCCGCCGTTTGAGGGCGCCAGGCTCGAGGCGAAGTCAGCCGTCGGCGCTTCGCATGTCATGGACGCCGCACGGCTTTTCAGCGACCTGCGCGAGGCCATCGCCGACTGCACTTACATCGCCGGAACCACCGCGCTCGGCAATCGCGAGCTTCGACAGGAGGTCGTGTCGCTGCAAACCGCCGCACCGCACATGCGCGACGCCGCCGAGCATCCCGAAGCCAGAGTCGCGTTGCTTTTCGGCTCTGAGAAGACCGGCCTGACCAATGAGCAGCTCGCGCACTGCCAATCCCTCGTGAATATCCCGCTCTTCGAGCCGGAAGGCGCGCGGCATCTCTCGATGAACCTCGGTCAGTCGGTCGCGGTGTGCCTCTACGAGCTTTCGCGCGAGGGCTTTGAGCAGGCTCGCCCCCTGCCGACTCATGCTCCGGCGCCCGCCACCGAGCAGCTTCGCGAAGTCCTGGTGGAGCGCCTCACCTCGCTGATGCAAACCACCGAGTACGACAAGCGCTTCCCCGGCAATGCCCGCGAGATCGTCGTCCGTCAGCTCGTGCAGCAGCTCGGCGAGACTCGGGACGAAGCCGCAACCTGGCTCGGCCTACTGCGCCACATCGAGCGGCACGTCGCGCACACAGAAGAGTAG
- the dnaG gene encoding DNA primase translates to MADNFAQTVKAQVDITRIVGEYLKLRKSGANWSALCPFHKEKSGSFYLYPQTSSYYCFGCHEHGDVFTFVMKMDNISFPEAVRAVAQKMGIPLPQRQFNSPEEQREAGLRKQLIDAHEAATQYFQQNLQSPEAARAREYMTSRGITPETVQRFRIGYAPDNFNDMRERLSKFFTDEVLRASGLFSWKEQEDGSAGQMYARFRKRITFPIANEQGKVIAFTARALDTDDKSGPKYMNSPETPLYTKGNVLFNLDKAKAAIKEQDAAVLVEGQMDAISLFMAGVQNVIATSGTAFTEAQVRMLGRFTKRVWLNFDPDNAGMNAAEKTLAMMVEEGFETKVVTLDGGLDPDRFVRERGVQAYAQAVREAARYADFLVARAQQLYPVKTPEGKIKAMNFLLPHIKRIPNAITRVDFANNAAQKLGIENSLMQQEIRQAAQQRLESVRAPQAKLTSLERVLLSALILPDADSARQLASTSLAAHPEWYAQLATAGLIEVLVSGPAPDNALEVAPDQASRVLLATAMQQGIMEAEDGNLSLHALVERALQALHIKQLERRERELRMQIGEAGRRGDNAMTMQLMQEKQHNMQELLRLERELSRTP, encoded by the coding sequence ATGGCCGACAACTTTGCCCAAACCGTGAAAGCGCAGGTCGACATCACTCGCATCGTGGGTGAGTATCTGAAGCTGCGCAAGAGCGGTGCGAACTGGTCGGCGCTTTGTCCGTTTCATAAAGAGAAGTCGGGCTCGTTCTACCTCTATCCGCAGACCTCGAGCTACTACTGTTTCGGTTGTCATGAGCATGGAGACGTCTTCACCTTCGTGATGAAGATGGACAACATCAGCTTCCCGGAAGCGGTGCGCGCGGTCGCGCAGAAGATGGGCATCCCGCTGCCGCAGCGGCAGTTCAACTCGCCCGAAGAGCAGCGCGAGGCTGGGTTGCGCAAGCAGCTGATCGACGCGCATGAGGCGGCGACGCAGTACTTCCAGCAAAACCTGCAGTCGCCCGAGGCCGCGCGTGCGCGTGAGTACATGACCTCGCGCGGCATCACGCCGGAGACCGTGCAGCGCTTCCGCATCGGCTATGCGCCCGACAACTTCAACGACATGCGCGAGCGGCTCAGCAAGTTCTTCACGGATGAAGTATTGCGCGCGAGCGGCTTGTTCAGTTGGAAGGAGCAGGAGGATGGCTCCGCGGGACAGATGTATGCACGCTTCCGCAAGCGCATCACCTTCCCCATCGCGAATGAGCAGGGCAAGGTGATCGCATTCACGGCGCGCGCACTGGACACGGACGACAAGAGCGGACCGAAGTACATGAACTCGCCCGAGACGCCGCTCTATACGAAGGGCAACGTGCTCTTCAACCTGGATAAGGCGAAGGCGGCGATCAAGGAGCAGGACGCGGCGGTGCTCGTCGAAGGCCAGATGGATGCGATATCGCTCTTCATGGCAGGTGTGCAGAACGTGATCGCCACCAGTGGCACGGCGTTCACCGAAGCACAGGTGCGCATGTTGGGTCGCTTCACCAAACGCGTGTGGCTGAACTTCGACCCTGACAATGCCGGCATGAACGCGGCCGAAAAAACGCTGGCGATGATGGTCGAAGAAGGCTTCGAGACGAAGGTTGTAACGCTCGATGGCGGGCTCGACCCTGACCGCTTCGTGCGAGAGCGCGGCGTGCAGGCATATGCCCAGGCGGTGCGCGAAGCCGCTCGTTATGCGGACTTTCTTGTGGCCCGTGCGCAGCAGCTCTATCCGGTGAAGACGCCGGAAGGCAAGATCAAGGCCATGAATTTCCTGCTGCCGCATATCAAGCGGATTCCGAACGCGATCACGCGTGTGGACTTCGCGAACAACGCGGCGCAGAAGCTGGGCATTGAAAATTCGCTGATGCAGCAGGAGATTCGTCAGGCCGCGCAGCAGCGGTTGGAAAGCGTGCGCGCACCGCAGGCGAAGCTGACTTCACTGGAACGCGTTCTGTTGTCTGCACTCATTCTTCCCGACGCCGACTCGGCGCGGCAGCTTGCGAGCACCTCGCTGGCGGCGCATCCGGAGTGGTACGCTCAGCTGGCGACGGCTGGCTTGATCGAGGTGCTGGTCAGCGGGCCGGCCCCTGATAACGCGCTCGAAGTGGCGCCGGACCAGGCGAGTCGTGTGCTGCTGGCGACCGCGATGCAGCAGGGCATTATGGAAGCCGAGGATGGCAACCTAAGCCTTCATGCGCTGGTGGAGCGCGCGCTGCAGGCGTTGCACATCAAGCAGCTGGAGCGCCGGGAGCGCGAGCTTCGCATGCAGATCGGCGAAGCGGGACGCCGCGGCGACAACGCGATGACCATGCAGCTGATGCAGGAGAAGCAGCACAACATGCAGGAGCTTCTGCGGTTGGAGCGCGAATTATCGAGGACGCCGTAG
- a CDS encoding DUF3341 domain-containing protein, which produces MPIKEGIYGLIAEFNTPTELVQATEAAYQQGYRRMECYTPYPVEEAAEALRFHKNRVPLMCLMGGIMGLLTGYGLEVWINVWGYPLNIAGRPLFSWPAFVIPGYEWTILFAGLSTAFGMLAQCGLPQLYHPLFNAPNFRSGALNDKFFLCLEAYDPKFSANETRSFLESFSPISVVEVEL; this is translated from the coding sequence ATGCCGATCAAAGAAGGTATCTACGGACTGATCGCCGAGTTCAACACGCCGACGGAGCTCGTACAGGCGACGGAAGCGGCCTATCAGCAGGGCTATCGCCGTATGGAGTGCTACACCCCATACCCGGTAGAAGAAGCAGCAGAAGCTCTGCGCTTCCACAAGAACCGCGTGCCGCTGATGTGCCTGATGGGCGGCATCATGGGTCTGCTCACGGGCTACGGTCTGGAAGTGTGGATCAACGTCTGGGGTTATCCGCTGAACATTGCGGGCCGCCCGCTCTTCTCGTGGCCGGCGTTTGTGATCCCGGGCTACGAATGGACGATTCTCTTCGCCGGTTTGTCGACGGCGTTTGGCATGCTCGCCCAGTGCGGCCTGCCGCAGCTGTATCACCCGTTGTTCAATGCCCCGAACTTCCGTTCGGGCGCTCTGAACGACAAGTTTTTCCTGTGCCTTGAGGCCTACGATCCGAAGTTCTCGGCTAACGAGACGCGTTCGTTCCTCGAGAGCTTCTCGCCGATTTCAGTGGTGGAGGTAGAGCTCTAA
- a CDS encoding DUF3224 domain-containing protein, whose product MHVAKGSFEVKMGPAEPSALAKDAGFGAMSIDKVWRGDLEATSKGEMLHGAEASTGAMAYVALEKVQGFLNGYHGTFLLMHRASMLKSDPKSSVLEISVVPNSGTDQLVGLSGTVKIVIDAKGGHTYEFDYTLSK is encoded by the coding sequence ATGCATGTTGCCAAGGGATCGTTCGAGGTGAAGATGGGGCCCGCCGAGCCGTCGGCCCTGGCTAAAGACGCCGGTTTCGGTGCGATGAGTATCGACAAGGTGTGGCGTGGTGATCTCGAAGCCACGAGCAAGGGTGAAATGCTGCATGGCGCCGAGGCCTCGACCGGCGCGATGGCCTATGTGGCACTGGAGAAGGTACAAGGGTTTTTGAATGGCTACCACGGCACTTTTCTGCTGATGCACCGCGCGTCGATGCTGAAGAGCGACCCGAAATCGAGCGTTCTGGAGATTTCGGTTGTACCGAACAGTGGCACTGACCAGCTGGTCGGCCTGAGCGGCACGGTCAAGATCGTTATCGACGCCAAAGGCGGCCACACGTATGAGTTTGACTACACGCTGAGCAAGTGA
- a CDS encoding c-type cytochrome: protein MQFTRPMTALVAMGAMLALAGCRQDMHDQPKFFPQRGTSFYGDGRSVRPQVDNTVSRDQMQDAYFSTGMMDGKEGDGLPIPLTKDTIARGQERYNVYCTPCHSRVGNGEGMIVQRGYRPAGDFHTERMRNLPLGHFFAVMTNGYGAMPDYKAQLTPQDRWAVAAYIRALQLSQNAKPSDVPSGEQVKNLHEIAKEKGMPDDFAKSWELPKTAVYGTPNGQDNGIPGQPTAAAKPAAPATAPAAK, encoded by the coding sequence ATGCAGTTCACCCGCCCGATGACGGCTCTGGTGGCGATGGGTGCGATGCTCGCGCTCGCCGGCTGCCGACAGGACATGCACGACCAGCCGAAGTTCTTCCCGCAGCGCGGTACGAGCTTTTATGGCGACGGCCGCTCGGTGCGCCCGCAGGTGGACAACACCGTGTCGCGTGACCAGATGCAGGACGCCTACTTCTCGACCGGCATGATGGACGGCAAGGAAGGCGACGGTCTGCCGATCCCGCTAACGAAGGACACCATCGCTCGCGGCCAGGAGCGTTACAACGTGTACTGCACGCCGTGCCACTCGCGTGTGGGCAACGGTGAAGGCATGATCGTGCAGCGCGGCTACCGCCCTGCTGGCGACTTCCACACCGAGCGTATGCGTAACCTGCCGCTGGGTCATTTCTTCGCAGTCATGACCAACGGTTACGGCGCGATGCCTGACTACAAGGCGCAACTCACGCCGCAGGATCGTTGGGCGGTGGCCGCATACATTCGCGCGCTGCAGTTGAGCCAGAATGCCAAGCCTTCGGATGTACCGTCGGGCGAACAGGTGAAGAACCTCCACGAGATTGCCAAGGAAAAGGGCATGCCGGATGACTTCGCCAAGAGCTGGGAGCTGCCGAAGACGGCGGTTTACGGCACGCCGAACGGACAGGACAACGGTATCCCCGGTCAGCCGACGGCCGCAGCAAAGCCTGCAGCTCCGGCGACGGCACCCGCGGCCAAGTAA